Proteins from a genomic interval of Rosa chinensis cultivar Old Blush chromosome 2, RchiOBHm-V2, whole genome shotgun sequence:
- the LOC112190811 gene encoding uncharacterized protein LOC112190811, which produces MGNCQAAEAATVIIHHPANNKVERIYWSVSAHEIMTSNPGNYVALVVTSPTLKAENGAPVKQLKLLRPDDTLLIGQVYRLISFEDVLKEFAAKKSVKLGRLLRDSGGLGLELKKKTWMVRIRIRSPTTAILPRWSMRLTVSEAAVVVVVVVAAAEVWRGIMVVGGSGGQLCRALQNLGLEHMYMVHFQYSGTPVTIPTTHNKAQSLRDP; this is translated from the exons ATGGGCAACTGTCAGGCGGCGGAGGCGGCGACGGTGATTATTCACCACCCGGCCAACAACAAGGTCGAGAGGATTTACTGGTCGGTGAGCGCTCACGAGATCATGACGTCGAATCCGGGGAACTACGTGGCGCTTGTGGTGACGTCGCCGACGTTGAAGGCCGAGAATGGCGCGCCGGTTAAGCAGCTCAAGCTTCTCAGGCCGGACGACACTTTGCTTATCGGACAGGTTTACCGGCTCATCAGTTTCGAAG ATGTGTTGAAGGAGTTTGCTGCTAAAAAGTCTGTGAAGCTGGGGCGGTTGCTGAGGGATAGCGGTGGTCTTGGCCTGGAACTGAAGAAAAAGACTTGGATGGTCCGAATCAGAATTCGAAGTCCGACGACCGCCATTCTACCAAG ATGGAGCATGAGGCTCACCGTGTCGGAAGCAGCAGtagtggtggttgtggtggtggcaGCAGCAGAGGTATGGCGAGGAATCATGGTGGTGGGGGGCAGTGGAGGCCAGCTTTGCAGAGCATTGCAGAACTTGGGACTTGAACATATGTACATGGTGCACTTCCAGTACTCGGGCACACCAGTCACCATTCCCACCACTCACAACAAAGCTCAGAGTCTCAGAGATCCCTAG